One region of Sulfuriroseicoccus oceanibius genomic DNA includes:
- a CDS encoding type I restriction endonuclease subunit R, translating to MSQSEQQLEDLLVAQLGGLGYAYAEIPDEQALLANLKEQLEAFNSTTFTDAEFTQVLNHLTRSSSVFEKAKVLRDKFPLEREDGSTDYIDFLDASDLARNRFQVTQQVTIEGSYKNRYDVTILVNGLPLVQIELKRRGLELKEAFNQTNRYQRHSYWAGSGLFNFIQVFVISNGVNTKYYANNRKQSFKQTFYWAHENNQSIRELDAFADSFLQPLHLAKMLSHYIVLNETDKILMVMRPYQVYATEAVIDRVQNPPATERNGYIWHTTGSGKTLTSFKASQILTGLPEVHKVVFCVDRKDLDYHTIREFNGFSKGSVDSTDNTKKLVEQFTDDTKLIVTTLQKLNTAISKAHFLSKMEPLRKEKIIFIFDECHRSQFGDTHQRICAFFHDHQMFGFTGTPIFAENAAKANGSSQALRATAVVNEAGAGETSLAAEYPGSYGTSTPVSGPKRTTKDLFHKKLHSYVITDAIKDENVLKFAVEYVGRYKRKSSSPNEIDIEVEGIDTKELMESPTRLEKITDYILAHHKAKTKHPQFTAMFCVSSIDTLIQYYQLFAKKKEAGEHKLKVATIFSYTANEDDKDADGLLDEAGEIVGGDVGNKHSREHLDAFIADYNAMFGTNFSTKDTKSFYGYYQDIAKKVKERKVDILLVVNMFLTGFDSKTLNTLYVDKNLRYHGLIQAYSRTNRILNEVKSQGNVVVFRNLKKRTDEALALFSNTDAKETVFIQPYDQYVDAFNEMAEKLRQLCPKPSAVKDLPDEEAELLFIKIFRELMRLLNVLETYAEFDHDDLSLSEQRFADFRSAYLDLYDKVKSDTQKEKVSILDDVDFELELIHRDIINVQYILQLLAQLYDAGEAEHPKLRKRLLDSVSGTPELRSKAQLIQQFIDQNLPEITESAAIPDCFEEFWEQQRRKAFDQLVKEEHLDPEGLEKVIQKYVYTGKAPLPDPDIVELLTVKPKLKDRKPTRERVLSKVIDYVTTFIKGIAA from the coding sequence ATGTCCCAGTCCGAACAACAACTCGAAGACCTGCTCGTTGCCCAGTTGGGCGGGCTTGGGTACGCGTATGCTGAGATCCCTGACGAGCAAGCCTTGCTCGCCAACCTCAAGGAGCAGCTTGAAGCGTTCAACAGCACGACCTTCACCGACGCCGAGTTCACCCAGGTGCTCAACCACCTGACCCGATCGAGTTCGGTCTTTGAGAAGGCGAAGGTGCTGCGCGACAAGTTTCCGCTGGAGCGAGAGGACGGGAGCACTGATTACATCGACTTTCTCGACGCCAGCGACTTGGCCCGCAACCGCTTCCAAGTCACTCAACAGGTCACGATTGAGGGTAGCTACAAGAACCGCTACGACGTGACGATTCTGGTCAATGGCTTGCCGTTGGTGCAGATCGAGCTCAAGCGTCGCGGGCTGGAGTTGAAAGAAGCATTCAACCAAACCAACCGCTACCAGCGCCACAGCTATTGGGCGGGGTCCGGATTGTTCAACTTCATCCAGGTCTTTGTGATCTCGAATGGGGTGAACACGAAGTACTACGCCAACAACCGCAAGCAGAGCTTCAAGCAGACGTTCTACTGGGCGCACGAGAACAACCAAAGCATCCGCGAGCTCGATGCGTTCGCCGACAGCTTCCTCCAGCCCTTGCATCTCGCCAAGATGCTGAGCCACTACATTGTGCTCAATGAGACGGATAAGATCCTGATGGTGATGCGCCCCTACCAGGTCTACGCCACTGAGGCGGTGATCGACCGGGTGCAGAACCCACCCGCCACCGAGCGCAATGGTTACATCTGGCACACCACCGGCTCGGGTAAAACACTGACGTCGTTCAAGGCATCGCAGATCCTCACCGGTCTGCCGGAGGTGCATAAGGTCGTGTTCTGCGTCGACCGCAAGGATCTCGACTACCACACGATCAGAGAGTTCAACGGGTTCTCCAAAGGCAGTGTCGACAGCACCGACAACACGAAGAAGTTGGTCGAGCAGTTCACCGACGACACCAAGTTGATCGTCACCACGCTGCAGAAGCTCAACACGGCGATCAGCAAAGCGCACTTCCTGAGCAAGATGGAGCCACTGCGGAAGGAGAAGATCATTTTCATCTTCGACGAGTGCCACCGCTCACAGTTTGGCGACACGCACCAGCGGATCTGCGCGTTCTTCCACGACCACCAGATGTTCGGCTTCACCGGCACGCCGATCTTTGCCGAGAATGCCGCCAAGGCGAACGGCTCGTCACAGGCCCTGCGGGCAACGGCCGTGGTGAACGAAGCCGGGGCCGGAGAAACCAGTCTCGCCGCCGAGTACCCGGGCTCCTACGGGACCAGCACACCAGTCAGCGGTCCGAAGCGCACGACCAAGGATCTCTTCCACAAGAAGCTCCACTCCTACGTCATCACCGATGCGATCAAAGACGAGAACGTGTTGAAGTTCGCAGTGGAGTACGTCGGCCGTTACAAACGCAAATCGAGCTCGCCCAATGAGATCGACATCGAGGTGGAAGGGATCGACACCAAGGAGTTGATGGAGTCGCCGACGCGGCTGGAAAAGATCACCGACTACATTTTGGCCCACCACAAGGCGAAGACCAAGCACCCGCAGTTCACTGCCATGTTCTGCGTGAGCTCGATCGACACGCTGATCCAGTACTACCAGCTCTTTGCCAAGAAGAAGGAAGCGGGTGAGCACAAGCTGAAGGTGGCCACCATTTTCAGCTACACCGCCAACGAAGACGACAAGGACGCCGACGGATTGCTCGATGAAGCGGGCGAGATCGTGGGCGGCGACGTGGGGAACAAACACAGCCGGGAGCATCTCGATGCCTTCATTGCCGACTACAATGCGATGTTCGGCACCAACTTCTCCACGAAGGACACCAAATCGTTCTACGGCTACTATCAAGACATCGCCAAGAAGGTCAAAGAGCGCAAAGTCGACATCCTGCTGGTGGTCAATATGTTCCTCACCGGCTTCGACTCGAAGACACTGAACACACTCTACGTCGACAAGAACCTGCGCTACCACGGACTGATCCAAGCGTACTCGCGCACCAACCGCATCCTCAATGAGGTGAAGTCGCAGGGCAACGTGGTGGTTTTCCGCAATCTGAAGAAGCGCACGGATGAGGCGTTGGCACTTTTCTCCAACACCGATGCGAAAGAGACGGTCTTCATCCAGCCCTACGACCAATATGTCGATGCATTCAATGAGATGGCGGAGAAGCTGCGGCAGCTGTGTCCGAAGCCGTCCGCGGTGAAGGATCTGCCAGACGAAGAGGCCGAGCTGCTGTTTATCAAAATCTTCCGTGAGCTGATGCGCTTGCTCAACGTCCTGGAAACCTACGCCGAGTTTGATCACGACGATCTCTCCCTCAGCGAGCAACGCTTTGCCGACTTCCGCAGCGCCTATCTGGACCTCTACGACAAGGTGAAGTCGGACACGCAGAAGGAGAAGGTATCGATCCTCGATGATGTGGACTTTGAGCTCGAGCTCATCCATCGCGACATCATCAACGTGCAGTACATCCTGCAGCTGCTGGCCCAGCTCTACGATGCCGGGGAAGCCGAGCACCCCAAGCTCAGAAAGCGGCTGCTCGATTCGGTATCAGGCACACCGGAACTACGCAGCAAGGCGCAGTTGATCCAACAGTTCATCGATCAAAACCTGCCGGAGATCACGGAGTCCGCCGCGATCCCGGATTGCTTTGAGGAGTTCTGGGAGCAACAACGCCGCAAGGCCTTCGACCAACTGGTCAAAGAAGAACACCTCGACCCCGAGGGGCTGGAGAAGGTCATCCAGAAGTACGTCTACACCGGCAAGGCGCCCCTCCCCGACCCGGACATCGTCGAGCTGCTCACCGTCAAGCCCAAGCTGAAGGACCGCAAACCCACCCGCGAACGCGTGCTGTCCAAGGTGATCGACTACGTCACCACGTTCATCAAAGGGATCGCGGCGTAA
- a CDS encoding P-loop NTPase fold protein, with translation MTTEKAESPPRFLSRIPVELQTAFSESIRTHHFRHLSLCIALILIGVCCSHLDIQVFNIAWNSITQNAHAIIWSTVIASLSFFGFCTEIRSRALSYLVVYWHWVWNILFVLLLPFIAYRIFESHEHVNSIGALAAILITAWPLSLIGPISEKLQQNEPKVQSDKLERQMYVDKFADFLAQNLSNSSIQFSRIAISATWGTGKTDFILRVVSKLNELNSSQSSRLRYCTHVLCPWQAKTHTEAHEEIIRGIDKALGIRSPSRPHIAKLVHTLLGLVGIKSPASRISDILKSSNVLLNDLKLRQIDHLLKHSRKRVIVFIDDMERVNEEQIKKIFPALNQIKKLEYCCFVFAIDTDRLQNAFTSNEEAKGYINKTFDYHLSLPAPEKREIIKLARSEVRSAQHPFLHRSIQNLELVFPRTPRALKQWLAICQAKEEMFFKGNYEYDEKNFPAFFLKELIEYEFPGFEFFLRSEELDSLTEKNKRNAYDAWVMNYFRGEPSSPSNDSKDSQPSPEDLFFEYSIDGRKRRLGMLYETLIKLIETDPGNARFSFAWACSEYTMIAGLTLKYRSEIQAQLLENPSSPIEKIIEAAHKDSSQADPEATADQFFSYFLSEQVADRIKSVRTTPSQASTISRNLEALASHIDHQDHLPQYLENRHQSFLENFGVLQTLTDKDIKHQVQAAMIRLLEAWSLKFPLPELRGLLIRTTTEGWEFQYGIRAGIAEADTPPWKQKIEHTLRNSFSAQIAELSLEEDFPRAYRQVYANRDFYMFFSNDAPLLASRDAIAEHIGDGSFSNSFLDTCLYALFDPEILHSDFEGNIRLRKNREGYFSFLAMSAAESIPIEIVNRHQKKIKESYKLIKDDDLRQWVRENLLGNKVSKILKLT, from the coding sequence ATGACCACTGAAAAAGCAGAATCTCCTCCCCGTTTCCTCAGTCGCATTCCCGTCGAACTTCAAACCGCATTTTCGGAATCAATTAGAACGCACCATTTTAGGCATCTATCCTTATGCATCGCACTCATTTTGATTGGGGTGTGCTGCTCGCACCTTGACATCCAAGTATTCAACATCGCTTGGAACTCCATTACCCAAAATGCTCATGCCATTATCTGGTCGACCGTGATTGCGAGCCTTTCATTTTTTGGATTCTGCACCGAGATCCGATCCAGAGCTCTTAGCTACCTTGTAGTTTATTGGCATTGGGTCTGGAATATACTATTCGTACTTCTCCTACCATTCATCGCATATCGGATCTTCGAATCTCATGAGCACGTCAACAGCATTGGAGCACTAGCGGCAATACTGATTACCGCGTGGCCCCTCTCTCTGATTGGTCCAATATCGGAGAAACTCCAACAGAATGAACCTAAGGTACAGAGCGACAAATTGGAGCGGCAAATGTACGTAGATAAGTTCGCTGATTTTTTAGCACAGAACCTGTCCAACTCATCTATCCAATTCAGCAGAATCGCTATTAGTGCAACATGGGGCACTGGAAAGACCGACTTCATTTTACGAGTTGTCAGCAAACTCAACGAACTCAATTCTTCACAAAGCTCGCGACTCCGTTACTGCACACATGTACTCTGTCCCTGGCAGGCGAAGACACATACTGAAGCGCATGAAGAGATCATCAGAGGGATAGACAAAGCGCTCGGCATCCGATCTCCGAGCCGCCCCCACATCGCCAAACTTGTTCACACTCTTCTCGGCCTAGTGGGGATAAAATCGCCAGCATCCAGGATATCAGACATTCTAAAGAGCTCTAATGTGCTGTTAAACGACCTTAAGCTAAGGCAGATCGATCACCTTCTCAAACACTCGCGCAAACGAGTCATCGTGTTCATCGACGACATGGAGCGCGTCAACGAAGAGCAGATCAAAAAAATTTTTCCCGCCCTCAATCAAATCAAAAAGCTCGAGTACTGTTGCTTTGTTTTCGCGATTGATACAGACCGCCTTCAAAACGCGTTCACCTCAAACGAAGAAGCAAAAGGATACATCAACAAGACTTTTGACTACCACCTATCTCTACCTGCTCCAGAGAAAAGGGAGATCATCAAGCTAGCTCGGTCCGAAGTACGATCCGCTCAACATCCGTTCCTGCATCGATCGATTCAAAATCTTGAACTTGTGTTCCCTAGGACACCAAGAGCGCTGAAACAATGGCTCGCAATCTGCCAGGCAAAAGAAGAAATGTTCTTCAAGGGAAACTACGAGTACGACGAGAAGAACTTCCCCGCCTTTTTCCTTAAGGAACTCATCGAGTACGAATTCCCTGGCTTTGAGTTCTTTCTGCGCAGCGAAGAGCTAGACTCTCTCACGGAAAAGAATAAGAGAAACGCCTATGACGCCTGGGTGATGAACTACTTCAGGGGAGAACCCTCCTCCCCGTCTAACGACAGTAAGGATAGCCAGCCATCCCCTGAAGATCTATTTTTTGAGTATTCAATAGACGGCAGAAAAAGAAGGTTAGGAATGTTATATGAAACACTCATCAAGTTAATAGAAACCGACCCAGGCAACGCCCGATTCTCATTTGCATGGGCGTGCTCCGAGTACACTATGATCGCCGGACTGACACTGAAATATAGATCTGAAATCCAAGCTCAGCTCCTCGAAAATCCGTCATCACCCATTGAAAAAATTATAGAAGCAGCTCACAAAGACAGCTCACAGGCTGACCCTGAGGCTACGGCAGATCAGTTCTTCTCGTATTTCCTAAGCGAGCAAGTAGCAGACCGAATCAAGTCCGTCCGCACCACTCCATCCCAAGCCAGCACGATATCAAGAAACCTCGAGGCACTTGCTAGCCATATTGATCATCAGGATCACCTACCTCAGTACCTTGAGAATCGCCATCAGAGTTTCTTGGAGAACTTCGGAGTATTACAAACCCTCACCGATAAGGACATTAAACATCAGGTTCAGGCAGCGATGATCAGATTGCTCGAAGCCTGGTCACTCAAGTTTCCTCTCCCCGAACTTCGGGGTTTGCTAATCCGAACAACAACGGAGGGGTGGGAGTTCCAATACGGGATACGCGCTGGCATCGCTGAAGCTGACACCCCACCTTGGAAACAAAAGATCGAGCATACCCTACGTAACAGTTTTTCAGCCCAGATAGCAGAGCTCAGTTTGGAAGAGGATTTCCCAAGAGCGTACCGACAAGTCTACGCGAACCGTGATTTTTACATGTTTTTTTCTAATGACGCTCCTCTACTAGCTTCGAGAGACGCTATTGCAGAGCACATAGGCGATGGTTCTTTCTCAAATAGCTTCCTTGACACTTGCCTATACGCCTTGTTTGACCCGGAAATACTCCATAGTGATTTTGAAGGAAATATTCGACTAAGGAAAAATAGAGAAGGCTATTTTTCATTCCTAGCAATGTCGGCGGCTGAAAGCATTCCAATCGAAATCGTTAATCGCCATCAAAAGAAGATCAAAGAGAGCTACAAGCTTATTAAAGATGACGATCTCCGGCAATGGGTCCGTGAGAATCTCCTCGGCAACAAAGTTTCGAAAATCTTAAAGCTAACGTAA
- a CDS encoding restriction endonuclease subunit S: protein MSEETTLVPNLRFQEFPPSSQTGTISQLCKIVDCEHKTAPYVSHSEYAVVRTSNIRNGTIVHDDMKFTSKEGYREWTRRTIPIPGDLLFTREAPAGETCLVPKDFKLCMGQRMVLLRSHDNQLDHGYLLYYILSPAGERQIYRYEIGSTVKRINIEDIARIAIHLPSLPEQKKIAAFLSAVDARIDQLKRKKSLLLDYKKGVMQKLFSQELRFKDDQGNPFPDWEEKKLGEVTKWSSGGTPSKDNDSYWNGEIPWMSAISMHGRYYSDSKLRLTAEGVKSGSKIASKGSLLLLVRGSMLWNRIPVGITMREVAYNQDVKALTPASDLSPAFLLQWFIASENILLHKVVGTGIGAGKLDTDEMKHMPIQLPSISEQIKIASFLTELDRKIEQADAQITHTHTFKKGLLQQMFV from the coding sequence ATGAGCGAGGAAACGACATTGGTGCCGAATCTTAGGTTTCAAGAATTCCCTCCCTCTTCGCAGACAGGCACGATATCTCAGCTGTGCAAAATCGTCGACTGTGAGCACAAGACAGCTCCTTACGTTAGTCATTCTGAGTACGCCGTCGTTCGAACGAGCAACATCCGAAACGGAACGATTGTTCACGACGACATGAAGTTCACCTCAAAGGAAGGGTACCGAGAGTGGACTAGACGAACTATACCAATCCCTGGAGACTTGCTGTTCACAAGGGAAGCTCCGGCTGGCGAAACATGCTTAGTACCAAAAGACTTCAAACTCTGCATGGGGCAACGCATGGTTCTCTTGAGAAGTCACGACAATCAACTCGATCACGGGTACTTGCTATACTACATCCTGTCCCCAGCAGGCGAGCGTCAGATTTACCGTTACGAGATTGGCTCCACAGTAAAGAGAATCAACATTGAAGATATCGCTCGCATAGCCATCCACCTTCCCTCCCTTCCCGAGCAAAAGAAGATCGCCGCCTTCTTGAGCGCGGTGGACGCCCGCATCGACCAGCTCAAGCGCAAGAAGTCCCTCCTCCTGGACTACAAAAAGGGCGTCATGCAGAAACTCTTCTCCCAAGAACTCCGCTTCAAAGACGACCAAGGAAACCCATTCCCTGATTGGGAGGAGAAGAAGCTGGGGGAAGTTACAAAATGGTCATCTGGCGGAACCCCATCAAAAGACAACGATTCCTATTGGAATGGAGAAATCCCTTGGATGAGTGCCATCTCGATGCATGGCAGATATTATTCTGACTCCAAGCTAAGACTAACCGCAGAAGGAGTGAAATCAGGGTCTAAGATAGCCTCCAAAGGATCTCTACTCCTGCTCGTTCGTGGCAGCATGCTTTGGAACCGGATTCCCGTCGGCATCACCATGAGGGAGGTGGCATACAACCAAGACGTCAAGGCACTCACTCCGGCCAGCGACCTGTCGCCCGCCTTTCTTCTCCAGTGGTTCATCGCGTCGGAGAACATCTTGCTTCACAAAGTCGTGGGAACTGGGATCGGCGCTGGAAAACTCGATACCGATGAAATGAAACACATGCCCATTCAACTCCCATCGATTTCCGAGCAAATCAAAATCGCCAGCTTCCTCACGGAGCTCGACCGCAAAATCGAACAAGCCGACGCTCAGATCACTCACACCCACACTTTCAAAAAAGGCCTCCTTCAGCAGATGTTTGTATGA
- a CDS encoding type I restriction-modification system subunit M produces the protein MSEDQKKQLESQLWNIANTLRGKMGADEFRDYILGFIFYKYLSEKMHLYANGLLVREDITEFTELNADSELGRDLLDAIHDEALEGLGYYLAPTELFSAIAAKGRSGGFILEELNLVLKHIENSTQGTDSEEDFESLFDEIQLDSSKLGKTVKARNELIAKVLTHLDAIDFKLEEADSDVLGDAYEYLIGQFASGAGKKAGEFYTPQQVSTILARIVTADKSVLRSVYDPTCGSGSLLLRVAKEVDDVAMFYGQEMNPTTYNLARMNMILHGVHYSRFDLRNEDTLEHPAPQHADLRFDAIVANPPFSAKWSASTVLEIDERFSAYGKLAPKTKADFAFVQHMIHHLDEDGTMAVVLPHGVLFRGAAEGVIRKHLIDELNCLDTVIGLPANIFFGTGIPTAILVFKKNRQHADDILFVDASAHFEKVGNQNQLRAEDIDRIVATYQKRETSDKFSYVAPLSEITENDFNLNIPRYVDTFEEEEPVDLDAVSDELVALESEMRATNEEIAAFCKELNLKTPF, from the coding sequence ATGTCCGAAGACCAAAAGAAACAGCTCGAATCCCAGCTCTGGAATATCGCCAATACCCTCAGAGGGAAAATGGGGGCCGATGAGTTCCGCGACTACATCCTCGGCTTCATCTTCTACAAGTATCTGTCGGAGAAGATGCACCTCTACGCCAACGGGCTGCTCGTCCGCGAGGACATCACTGAGTTCACCGAACTCAATGCCGACTCCGAGCTGGGGCGTGACCTGCTCGATGCCATCCACGACGAGGCACTCGAAGGGCTGGGCTACTACCTCGCACCGACCGAGCTCTTTTCCGCTATCGCCGCCAAGGGGCGCTCGGGTGGGTTCATCCTGGAGGAACTCAACCTGGTGCTCAAACACATCGAAAACTCCACCCAGGGAACCGACTCGGAGGAGGACTTCGAGTCGCTCTTCGATGAGATCCAGCTCGACTCGTCGAAGCTGGGCAAGACGGTGAAAGCACGCAACGAGCTGATTGCGAAAGTGCTCACCCACCTCGATGCGATCGACTTCAAGCTCGAAGAAGCCGACTCCGACGTCCTCGGTGATGCCTACGAATATCTCATCGGTCAGTTCGCCAGCGGCGCGGGCAAGAAGGCCGGCGAGTTCTACACGCCACAGCAGGTCTCGACCATCCTCGCGCGCATCGTCACGGCGGACAAGTCGGTGCTGCGCAGCGTCTACGACCCCACCTGCGGGTCCGGCTCGCTCCTGTTGCGCGTGGCCAAAGAGGTCGATGACGTGGCCATGTTCTACGGCCAGGAGATGAACCCGACCACCTACAACCTGGCGCGGATGAACATGATCCTGCACGGGGTGCACTACTCGCGCTTCGACCTGCGCAACGAGGACACACTCGAACACCCGGCACCACAGCACGCCGACTTACGCTTCGATGCCATTGTCGCCAACCCGCCCTTCTCGGCCAAGTGGTCGGCCAGCACCGTGCTCGAAATCGACGAACGCTTCTCCGCTTACGGCAAGCTCGCCCCCAAGACCAAGGCCGACTTCGCCTTCGTCCAACACATGATCCACCATCTGGATGAGGACGGCACGATGGCGGTCGTGCTCCCCCACGGGGTGCTCTTCCGTGGCGCGGCCGAAGGCGTCATCCGCAAACACCTCATCGACGAACTCAACTGCCTCGATACCGTCATCGGCCTACCCGCCAACATCTTCTTCGGCACCGGCATCCCCACCGCCATCCTCGTCTTCAAAAAGAACCGCCAACATGCCGACGACATTTTGTTCGTCGACGCGTCGGCTCACTTCGAGAAAGTCGGCAACCAAAACCAACTGCGCGCCGAGGACATCGACCGCATCGTCGCCACCTACCAGAAGCGCGAAACCAGCGACAAGTTCTCCTACGTCGCCCCGCTCAGCGAGATCACCGAGAACGACTTCAACCTCAACATCCCCCGCTACGTCGATACCTTCGAAGAGGAAGAACCGGTCGACCTCGATGCGGTGAGCGACGAACTCGTCGCGCTGGAAAGCGAGATGAGGGCGACCAACGAGGAAATCGCCGCATTCTGCAAGGAACTCAACCTCAAGACACCATTCTGA
- a CDS encoding phospholipase D-like domain-containing protein, with translation MPLSAPPTSKGSARFAARNILPKSVRDLAESANELKICSPYVTDPRVLLTSDATSRILITQFKAINFITKASDIAALKMLVQSGVQVFHCEDLHAKIILIDDTSFAIGSQNLTHRGRKNIEANVISGFSTPTARVVEYVEEIQAKSTKVDLDEILKMEALVAPLQQDFEQLKQESLAIDQQLEELKRQREAARAQRKKALQERVNQARERRRREQWRTRLKKALNEKTWQASKQITARLKFHSNGALSCSLTPADRRDSFIGLIESIGIAPQHLFRYPMVNIERGNFAFARLAGTRISYFAPGVVLADRLLIDHREYQLTMTFDQDADALLSRTGTVKIQAQRRFSDTKTTVAVARFLYTFEELSMVELERTKDASSDPEDCLYFKWTIKALSSLENTIEKRVLTPFKFEHNLYGFQPDEFLGGDLNRLWTVQAHRVGDGIVLSATPV, from the coding sequence ATGCCCCTCTCAGCGCCACCTACCTCAAAAGGGAGTGCACGATTTGCTGCCAGAAACATCCTGCCCAAGAGCGTCAGAGATCTTGCCGAATCAGCAAACGAGCTCAAGATCTGCTCACCCTATGTCACCGACCCGCGAGTACTTCTGACTTCGGATGCGACCAGCCGCATTCTCATCACTCAGTTCAAGGCAATCAACTTCATCACCAAAGCCTCAGACATCGCAGCGCTGAAAATGTTGGTGCAGTCTGGCGTGCAAGTTTTTCACTGCGAGGATCTACACGCCAAAATAATCCTCATCGATGACACATCGTTTGCTATCGGGAGTCAGAACCTCACCCACCGAGGCCGGAAGAACATTGAGGCGAATGTGATCTCAGGATTTAGCACTCCGACAGCTCGCGTCGTTGAATACGTCGAGGAAATCCAGGCGAAGTCAACGAAGGTGGACCTTGATGAGATTCTGAAAATGGAAGCTCTGGTCGCGCCCCTTCAACAGGATTTCGAACAACTGAAGCAGGAATCCTTGGCCATCGACCAACAGCTAGAGGAGCTCAAGCGCCAGCGTGAGGCCGCGCGAGCGCAACGTAAGAAAGCACTCCAAGAGCGCGTCAACCAGGCTCGCGAGCGCCGCCGCAGAGAACAATGGAGAACCAGACTAAAAAAGGCGCTCAATGAGAAGACGTGGCAAGCCTCAAAGCAGATCACGGCTCGTCTGAAATTTCACTCCAACGGCGCTCTTAGTTGCTCGCTCACCCCTGCAGATAGACGCGACAGCTTCATCGGACTGATTGAGTCCATAGGCATCGCCCCCCAGCACCTGTTCCGCTACCCCATGGTCAACATAGAGCGAGGCAACTTCGCATTCGCCCGCTTGGCTGGCACTCGTATCAGTTACTTCGCCCCAGGCGTGGTTCTCGCCGACAGATTGCTAATCGACCACAGAGAGTACCAGTTAACAATGACGTTCGATCAGGATGCCGACGCTCTGCTTTCCCGCACTGGCACAGTAAAAATCCAGGCGCAACGTCGATTCAGCGACACAAAGACTACGGTCGCTGTTGCTCGGTTTCTGTACACATTCGAGGAGCTTTCTATGGTCGAACTGGAAAGGACCAAGGATGCCAGCTCCGACCCAGAAGACTGCCTGTATTTCAAGTGGACCATCAAGGCTTTATCTTCCCTCGAGAATACCATCGAAAAGAGGGTCCTCACACCATTCAAGTTCGAACATAACCTCTACGGCTTTCAACCGGACGAGTTTCTCGGGGGCGACTTGAACCGCCTGTGGACGGTTCAAGCGCATAGGGTCGGTGACGGGATTGTATTGTCGGCAACACCTGTATGA
- a CDS encoding peptidylprolyl isomerase — protein sequence MPRTSTTLCLAACAVLAATSCSTMKRAATSVSNGASSLGQSAASLSQSAVSSVSSGAAALSQSAVDLVKRDDAYRHNTARIVLDVDGTKRTIDIALLPDAAPNHVSNFKQLINDGFYDGLVIHRALPGFLVQTGDPRTAHESAKEIWGVGGPGYTLPAEINLKHERGSVAMARLGDKVNPLRASNGSQFYISLKNRTPSLDGRYTVFGKVVSGLDTIDHISRVPTDSNDVPLTPIKIVSTTLVAGNTTDSESVAAAASSPAPADNAAAASENQQASPTRQPLWKRTWNAIWPW from the coding sequence ATGCCAAGAACCTCCACAACCCTCTGCCTCGCAGCCTGCGCCGTGCTCGCCGCCACGTCGTGCTCGACCATGAAACGCGCCGCCACCAGCGTTAGCAACGGTGCATCGTCACTCGGACAAAGTGCCGCCAGCCTGAGCCAAAGCGCGGTCTCCAGCGTCAGCTCCGGCGCCGCCGCCCTCAGCCAGAGCGCGGTCGACCTCGTCAAACGCGACGACGCCTACCGCCACAACACCGCACGCATCGTGCTCGATGTGGACGGCACCAAGCGAACCATCGACATCGCCCTGCTGCCCGACGCCGCCCCCAACCACGTCTCCAACTTCAAACAACTCATCAACGACGGTTTCTACGACGGACTCGTCATTCACCGCGCACTGCCAGGCTTCCTCGTGCAAACCGGCGACCCACGTACCGCCCACGAATCCGCCAAGGAAATCTGGGGCGTCGGTGGCCCAGGCTACACACTGCCCGCCGAGATCAACCTCAAGCACGAGCGCGGATCCGTCGCCATGGCACGCCTCGGCGATAAGGTGAACCCACTGCGCGCCTCGAATGGCTCACAGTTCTACATCAGCCTGAAAAACCGCACACCGTCCCTCGACGGCCGCTACACAGTGTTCGGCAAAGTCGTCTCCGGGCTCGACACCATCGACCACATCTCACGCGTCCCTACCGATTCCAACGACGTCCCGTTGACACCAATCAAGATCGTCAGCACCACATTGGTGGCCGGCAACACAACGGACTCAGAGAGCGTCGCAGCAGCAGCCTCCTCACCCGCCCCAGCTGACAACGCAGCCGCCGCATCAGAAAACCAGCAAGCAAGCCCGACTCGCCAACCGCTCTGGAAGCGCACGTGGAATGCGATTTGGCCATGGTAA